CCAGAAGATGGATCGAAGTACCGTAGTACCTGGTAGTTGACCCCGTCTGGAGAGCTGCGCAACGACTCCTTCGTGCGCTTCACAAAAGCCGATACTCTCTTCAGCTCACGATCTGCAAACAGTTCCGGATCGCATTCGAGTGACACCGGATACCTACTGGTAAACCACCCCACCGTTGAAGACAGGTCCACATGTTCAGCGACATCCTCGTAACGACCGTGCCCTTCGAGGTTCACATCCACACGCGACGATCCGCGCCAAGCACTCAACGCCAACGCGAACGCAGCGAGGAGCACTTCCTGGACGTTGGCATTGAACGCCGCGGGTACACGTGTCAACACCGCATGAGTAATGGCCGGATCCAAATCCAAACTCAACGACCCCGAATCCCGGTAGGTCGGCGCGCCAGTCAAACGCCGACCGATCACCACTGGGCTCCAACCGAGATACGCCGGCAAGAACTGAACGCCAATAGTTGGCGCCCCCAGCATGATCCACGTGGCCGCGCAACAAAGACGCCCACTCCCGGAACGACGTTCCCCCATGCCCGTATGGCAACCTGTCGCCACTACGCACCGCTTCGGCGATCAAATTCAGATCACGCAACAAGATGTGCCAGGACACTCCATCTACCGCGAAATGATGAACCACCAAAAGCAGTACATCGTCGCCACCCTCAACACTGAACCAAACACTCTGGAACACCACCCCCTGCGCCGGCCTCAACGCCTTACGTGCTAGCTCAAAGCCCTCCACAAACCGCCACAGCCACGTCATCACCGGCAGCAACCCTCACCTTGCTCACACAGTTACCCACCACCACCTGATCAGCCGACACCACCCGCCCATAGGCACCGCCATCCTCTTCAACGACACGCAGACGCAGCGCAGCATGCCGCTCAACCAGAATCCGCAAGATCGTCGACAACTCATCAAACTGCAAATTCGGCGGCACACCCACCACATACGCTTGGCAGAAATCGTCCAGCGAACCACCCAAACCACGTGCCCACTCCATAATCGGGGTCAGGGCAAAATCACCCGTGTCATCAACCCGAGCAGGAACTTCCGAGAGCACACCATCACCGGAGGCCACGGTCGACAACCCAGCCACGCTCTTCAAGCGAAACACATCTTGAGGCCTAAACACCAAGCCCCGCGACCGCGCCACACTCACCAACCGCATCGACGCAATACTGTCCCCGCCGAGGTCGAAGAAGTTGTCGTCCACACCAACCTCATTGAGGCCCAAAACTTCACAGAACGCCCCGCACAACAAATCCTCCACCGGAGTCTGCGGCCCACGCGAAGTACCCACCGAATACACCGGCACCGGCAACGCCCGACGATCCACCTTGCCGTTGACCGTCAACGGAACCCGATCCATCACCACCACCGCAGCCGGCACCATAAACTCCGGCAACCGCTGAGCAACAAACCGACGCACCTCAGCCGCCCGGTCGACCATGGACGGGTCGTTGACCCAATCTACTAATGAGCCGGTCCTAGCCGGTGTCAAGTATGGGCCGGAATGCGTTAGGCCAGATTGGCTGGCCCCCTGGTCCAGTTTCGCGTGCCGGTGCACGAATACGACGTCAATGAGGCCAGGAGTTGTCGACCACGTTGTCCACACCTCGTAGCCCAGCTTTTGCCCGACGAGGTGGCACTGATGCGGTGACGCGACACCCACGGATGCGGACAAATCCATTGGTAGGTCTGCAAGATGCGCTCTGCCGTCGGCGTTGGCGAGGGCGTCGGCTTTAGCCAGATCCGGCCAAACTCCCGCGTGGGGCACTCCAGTAATCCGGATTGAGAGCGGTACCTCTGACCGAAGGTAGTCGTCCAGTGCGACCAAGTTGCCGAAGCGCTGCCAGGTGAGAGAAGGCAAGTGCGTTCGAGACTGCGACCGAGCCGGTGCTTTTCGCAGTATTACGTCGTAACGGTACGCGCTAAGTTCGTTGATTGAGTGCATGTTCTTGAGATGCACTTCGACACATGCAATATCGGTCAAATGCTCACAGAGTACCGCAAAAAACTCCGGCGCCAGTAACAACTCATTCTCGGCGAGAATTTCTCTGCGTACTCGTTCCCTTAGTGCATCGATGGTATCGGAGTTATTGGCCTTCGCGCACACCACACCAGTGATAAAGGCTTGTTGTAGTTTTAGGTTTCGAATGTCGCCAACGAGAAGAGCGCCGCCTGGCGCTAGTCGCTGGAAGGCGGCTTTCAGCACGTCGAGCAGGTAGCCCAAGCTCGGGAAGTACTGGATGACCGAGTTGAGTACAACTGTGTCGAAGTAGTTTTCGGGAAGGTCATCCGAAACGTCAGCCGCTTGCGTCCGCAACCGGACCCGGTTGCCCCATTGTTGCCTTCGCAATGCTGTCTGCAGGTTCAGGATAGTGTCTGCAGCGAAGTCAGTGCCCCAGTACTCATCACAGTCGGGCGCTAGCTGAGACAGCAACAGGCCAGATCCGACTCCAATCTCCAACAGGCGACGTGGTCTGAGCGTACGTATCCGGTCCACGGTGTCCGCTCGCCACTCCTCCATTTGTCCGATAGGAATCGGAGTACCTGAGTAGCTGCTACTCCAGCCCCGGAAGTCGCCTCCGAAGCTGTCGCTGCTGTTGATCGCGACGTCTGTTGAGTACAGGCCGCCGTAAACCATTCGCCAGTGCGCAACTTTTTCGGCCTCGCGTGCGGGTTCGCGCGTCAGCATCGCGTTCCGGTCCAGGACGATATAGCCCACTAACTGCTTCTGGGAGGCGTCAGCGTCGGTTAAGACAGGACTTGCCGCGGTGCATGTAGAGACCACTGCCTGGGCAACCCGTGGGTGAGCAGCCATCGCGGCCTCGACCTCACCCAGCTCGATACGGAAACCACGTACCTTCACCTGATCGTCAACACGCCCCACAAACTCCAACTGGCCATCAGCACGCCACCGCACCAGGTCACCGGTGCGATACATCCGCACACCCGAACCATCAAAGGGATCGGCCACAAAACGACTCGCCGTCAAACCCGCACGACCCAGATACCCGCGCGTCACACCCAAACCCGAGATATACAACTCACCCACAACACCCGGAGCCACCGGACCCAAACCAGAATCCAACACATATAGCGAAAGATGGGCCAACGGGCTACCGACGTTTCCACGTTTGAGACCACTTATGGTGACTGGCGGGCAGCTTGTAGCGTGCACGGTCGACTCAGTAATTCCGTACATGTTGACAACACGGATCTGATCATCAGCTGCATGCAACGCTTTGACCTTCGCCGCTTCGAGCGGTTCGCCGCCTGTAACTATGGTTAATACCGGTACTGGTAACTCGATATCGCGCATCGCCTCGAGCAGCAAGTACAGGGCGGTAGGTGTTTGGCTGACGATCGTCGCATGTGTGCGCGCAATCTCCGCCGCGAACGACTCTGGCGATCTAGCTAGTTCTCTTGATACAAGCACAGCCTGGGCGCCTGTCGAGAGCGCCCCGAATATCTCCCACACTGAGAAGTCGAAGGCACTTGAATGAAACACCGTCCAGATTTGGGAGCTGTTGAGGTCGATCTGGTCGACAGAATTCAGAAGAGCCGTTAGGCCGAGGTGGGTGGCGGTGACGCCTTTGGGGGTTCCGGTGGAGCCGGAGGTGTAGATGATGTAGGCGGCGTTGTGGGGGTGGAGGGGGGTGTGTCTGTCGTGGTCGGTGATTGCTGTGGTGGAGTGTCCGGTGAGGCGGTCGTGCAGTGCGGCGTCATCGAGGACCAGCGTCGTGGTATTGGTGTCCCCGAGCAGGTCGACCACTTCTGTGGTGGTCAGTAGTAACAGTGGCTGCGCATCGGTGAGCATGAACGCGATGCGGTCGGGCGGATACGAGGTGTCAATGGGTAGATAAGCTCCGCCGGCCTTGAGGACGGCCAACATCGAAATCACCATCTCCGGGCTGCGGGGCACGGCCAACCCGACGATGGTCTCCGGGCCCACGCCCTGGGAGATCAGCAACCGAGCCAACTGGTTAGAGGCCTCCTCAAGTTTGTCCATAAGTCAGTGAGACATCCCCATAGACCACCGCGGTCTTATCCGGCGCCCTGCCCAGCACGGGCGCTGACCATATCGGGCAACAACGGCAGCCGCTCGGCCTCAACAGCGCCACCGTCGTTCCACTGCTCCAGCACCTTGCGACGTTCATCATCGGTCAAGACGTCGATCGAACCCACCAAGCACAACGGATCATTGATCACCGCCTCCAACACCCGCTGAAAACGCTCCACCAACAACTGCACCGACTCCCGATCGAACACATCCGTGCGGAAGGTTGCCCGGATGGCCAGGTCGTGGCGTGGTAGTACCGCCACGGTCAGTGGGTAGTGGGTTTGATCGTGTCCTTCCAGTGTGGAAACGGTGAATCCTCGGCCGTGGTAGCGAAGTCGTCGTTACTCATGGGGTAGTTCTCAACGACGAACATCGAGTCAAACAGCTTGTGTGTCCCTGAAATTCGGTGCAGATCGGTTAGACCGATGTGGTGGTGGTCCAGCAGGCTGGCGTTGGTTGCTTGGGCCTGGGCGAAAATATCCGCTACGGAAAGTGCCGGGGGGCAGGGATCCGGATGGGGATGGTGTTGATGAAAAGTCCGACCATCGATTCATGGCCTGTGAGGTCGGCGGGCCTGCCGGATACCGGGCTGCCGTAGATGACATCGGTTCGCCCGGTGAATTTCGCCAGGGTCAGTGCCCATGCCACCTGCAAACAGGTGCTAAAAGTTAGCCCCTGATCAGCAGCGAGCTTGCGTGGCGGAATGGTAGAGGTCTTCTGGGAGTACACAGTCGAGCACTTCCATCTCTGTCGGCTCGTCGGGCGTTTCGGGTGCGATGAGGAAGGGTTCGGCATCGTGAGCAGTTCTTCCCATGCGCTGAGCGAGGCGTCGTGATCAACGTTGGTCTCCAACCATTCAAAGAACCGCCGATACGGGATGGGCGTAGGCAGGGCGGAGTCACTGCCGTGATGTTCATAGATGCTGAGCAACTCACGCAACAGGACGGGCATCGACCACCCGTCAAGGATGAGGTGGTGATTAACCAGCGATAGCAGATGCCTCTCCGGACGATTCTGATCAGCAGTGCACGAATCAAAACGTCGTGGGAGCTGTCGAATTGAGTTGCCCTGGCCTCAGCGAGCAGCTCAGTCAATGCGATTCGGCAGTATCGGGTCTTCAGCGCTGATATCGACTTGCTGGAACGGCATGTCCACCGTGGCCGGAATGATCTGGATCGCCCGATCGCTTTGGTGCCTGAACCGGGCGGCCAGGTGCGGATGACGTTGAACCAAGACGTTTCAACGACTTGCGCAGCAAGGCTGCGTCCACGGGGCCTTCCAGGCCAAGGTTGAGCTGAACATTGTAGATATCACGGTGCCCCACAGCACCGAAATCGGTGTGAAAGATCAACCCTTCCTGGACTGGGGTGGCGGGAAGGACATCGGCGATACGGCCCCATCCCTGGTCGTCGAGGGTGTCGATGAGACTCTGGTGACCCCCTTGAGCACGAGGTCAGACGGCGTTACACCACTAGCGCCGGCATCTACCTTGTCAACCAAGACCTCCAGCGCTTCAAACCAATGCCTGCCAAGTTGAGCGATCTGCGCTTCATCGAAATAGGTTCCCGCCCAATTCCACACGGCACTCAGTCGGGACCCTCAATCGAATCCAACGTAATCGCATTGACTTCCAACGCATTAACCATCGTGACGTCTTCAGACATCCCGCCCAAGAAGGGCCGCACACCGCCCACAGAGACCGGCCTCCACTCTGAGTTCTCAGAGTCGACCGCCACCCGCCCAAGGTATTAAACCCGACGTTGGTTCCTTCATCTCCTGGAGCCCAGAAGATGGATCGAAGTACCGTAGTACCTGGTAGTTGACCCCGTCTGGAGAGCTGCGCAACGACTCCTTCGTGCGCTTCACAAAAGCCGATACTCTCTTCAGCTCACGATCTGCAAACAGTTCCGGATCGCATTCGAGTGACACCGGATACCTACTGGTAAACCACCCCACCGTTGAAGACAGGTCCACATGTTCAGCGACATCCTCGTAACGACCGTGCCCTTCGAGGTTCACATCCACACGCGACGATCCGCGCCAAGCACTCAACGCCAACGCGAACGCAGCGAGGAGCACTTCCTGGACGTTGGCATTGAACGCCGCGGGTACACGTGTCAACACCGCATGAGTAATGGCCGGATCCAAATCCAAACTCAACGACCCCGAATCCCGGTAGGTCGGCGCGCCAGTCAACGCCGACCGATCACCACTGGGCTCCAACCGAGATACGCCGGCAAGAACTGAACGCCAATAGTTGGCGCCCCCAGCATGATCCACGTGGCCGCGCAACAAAGACGCCCACTCCCGGAACGACGTTCCCCCATGCCCGTATGGCAACCTGTCGCCACTACGCACCGCTTCGGCGATCAAATTCAGATCACGCAACAAGATGTGCCAGGACACTCCATCTACCGCGAAATGATGAACCACCAAAAGCAGTACATCGTCGCCACCCTCAACACTGAACCAAACACTCTGGAACACCACCCCCTGCGCCGGCCTCAACGCCTTACGTGCTAGCTCAAAGCCCTCCACAACCGCCACAGCCACGTCATCACCGGCAGCAACCCTCACCTTGCTCACACAGTTACCCACCACCACCTGATCAGCCGACACCACCCGCCCATAGGCACCGCCATCCTCTTCAACGACACGCAGACGCAGCGCAGCATGCCGCTCAACCAGAATCCGCAAGATCGTCGACAACTCATCAAACTGCAAATTCGGCGGCACACCCACCACATACGCTTGGCAGAAATCGTCCAGCGAACCACCCAAACCACGTGCCCACTCCATAATCGGGGTCAGGGCAAAATCACCCGTGTCATCAACCCGAGCAGGAACTTCCGAGAGCACACCATCACCGGAGGCCACGGTCGACAACCCAGCCACGCTCTTCAAGCGAAACACATCTTGAGGCCTAAACACCAAGCCCCCGCCCGCGCCACACTCACCAACCGCATCGACGCAATACTGTCCCCGCCGAGGTCGAAGAAGTTGTCGTCCACACCAACCTCATTGAGGCCCAAAACTTCGCAGAACGCCCCGCACAACAAATCCTCCACCGGAGTCTGCGGCCCACGCGAAGTACCCACCGAATACACCGGCACCGGCAACGCCCGACGATCCACCTTGCCGTTGACCGTCAACGGAACCCGATCCATCACCACCACCGCAGCCGGCACCATAAACTCCGGCAACCGCTGAGCAACAAACCGACGCACCTCAGAGACCTCAACACCCTCACCGGCGACCACATAACCAACCAGGCGCCGATCACCAGGGCGATCCTCACGCACCATCGCCACCGCATGCTCAACCCCCGGGTGAGCAGCCATCGCGGCCTCGACCTCACCCAGCTCGATACGGAAACCACGTACCTTCACCTGATCGTCAACACGCCCCACAAACTCCAACTGGCCATCAGCACGCCACCGCACCAGGTCACCGGTGCGATACATCCGCACACCCGAACCATCAAAGGGATCGGCCACAAAACGACTCGC
Above is a window of Mycolicibacterium baixiangningiae DNA encoding:
- a CDS encoding condensation domain-containing protein codes for the protein MGERRSGSGRLCCAATWIMLGAPTIGVQFLPAYLGWSPVVIGRRLTGAPTYRDSGSLSLDLDPAITHAVLTRVPAAFNANVQEVLLAAFALALSAWRGSSRVDVNLEGHGRYEDVAEHVDLSSTVGWFTSRYPVSLECDPELFADRELKRVSAFVKRTKESLRSSPDGVNYQVLRYFDPSSGLQEMKEPNVGFNYLGRVAVDSENSEWRPVSVGGVRPFLGGMSEDVTMVNALEVNAITLDSIEGPRLSAVWNWAGTYFDEAQIAQLGRHWFEALEVLVDKVDAGASGVTPSDLVLKGVSQSLIDTLDDQGWGRIADVLPATPVQEGLIFHTDFGAVGTVISTMFSSTLAWKAPWTQPCCASR
- a CDS encoding condensation domain-containing protein, producing the protein MPVLLRELLSIYEHHGSDSALPTPIPYRRFFEWLETNVDHDASLSAWEELLTMPNPSSSHPKRPTSRQRWKCSTVYSQKTSTIPPRKLAADQGLTFSTCLQVAWALTLAKFTGRTDVIYGSPVSGRPADLTGHESMVGLFINTIPIRIPAPRHFP
- a CDS encoding condensation domain-containing protein; this translates as MAGLSTVASGDGVLSEVPARVDDTGDFALTPIMEWARGLGGSLDDFCQAYVVGVPPNLQFDELSTILRILVERHAALRLRVVEEDGGAYGRVVSADQVVVGNCVSKVRVAAGDDVAVAVVEGFELARKALRPAQGVVFQSVWFSVEGGDDVLLLVVHHFAVDGVSWHILLRDLNLIAEAVRSGDRLPYGHGGTSFREWASLLRGHVDHAGGANYWRSVLAGVSRLEPSGDRSALTGAPTYRDSGSLSLDLDPAITHAVLTRVPAAFNANVQEVLLAAFALALSAWRGSSRVDVNLEGHGRYEDVAEHVDLSSTVGWFTSRYPVSLECDPELFADRELKRVSAFVKRTKESLRSSPDGVNYQVLRYFDPSSGLQEMKEPTSGLIPWAGGGRL